From Agromyces sp. SYSU T00194, a single genomic window includes:
- a CDS encoding DUF3499 family protein: MDRTCSRIACTAPAVATLTYVYADQMAVLGPLAVSAEPHCYDLCARHAERTSAPQGWQVVRHAVLGDGLVGERGAPA, from the coding sequence ATGGACCGCACCTGCTCGCGCATCGCCTGCACCGCCCCGGCGGTCGCGACGCTCACCTACGTCTACGCCGACCAGATGGCCGTGCTCGGTCCGCTCGCGGTGTCGGCCGAGCCGCACTGCTACGACCTGTGCGCACGGCACGCCGAACGCACCTCGGCACCGCAGGGCTGGCAGGTCGTGCGGCACGCGGTGCTCGGGGACGGACTCGTCGGCGAGCGGGGCGCCCCGGCCTGA